The Polyangiaceae bacterium genome includes a window with the following:
- a CDS encoding VOC family protein yields MSVKPIPEGYHTITPQLAVQDASKAIEFYKKAFGAEVKDFAKDPSGEKVWHASLRIGTSMIYVNDVFPEMGGRESQSSIWLYVADCDAAFEQATEAGAKALMPPGDMFWGDRMAHVADPFNQTWTLATHVKDLTPEQLKAAEAEFVANMKKE; encoded by the coding sequence ATGTCCGTCAAGCCGATTCCGGAGGGGTACCACACCATCACGCCGCAGCTCGCGGTGCAGGATGCCAGCAAGGCCATCGAGTTCTACAAGAAGGCGTTCGGGGCGGAGGTAAAGGACTTTGCCAAGGACCCGAGCGGCGAGAAGGTGTGGCACGCGTCGCTGCGCATCGGAACTTCGATGATCTACGTGAACGACGTGTTTCCGGAGATGGGCGGGCGCGAGAGCCAGAGCAGCATCTGGCTGTACGTGGCGGACTGCGATGCAGCGTTCGAGCAGGCGACGGAGGCCGGCGCCAAGGCGCTGATGCCGCCGGGGGACATGTTCTGGGGCGACCGCATGGCTCACGTCGCTGACCCGTTCAATCAGACCTGGACCCTCGCGACGCACGTGAAGGATCTGACGCCGGAGCAGCTGAAGGCCGCCGAGGCGGAGTTCGTCGCCAACATGAAGAAGGAGTGA
- a CDS encoding alanine racemase: protein MSREYERLRAALSGERLPAVVVDVDALDRNVARHVEMVAVWGKPLRAASKSVRVVSLLRRVLREGAAAFRGVMCFAAREAEYLAAEGFDDFLLAYPPWQASDLDVVARLAAEGKTIRVAVDSREGIERIGGRAPGTDIVLCVDMSLRAARGRVHVGVRRSPLHDVDDVVELARFARGVAGVRLVGLLCYEAQVAGLGDASPFASWMNPAKAAIRRVSAREVRARRGAIVDALVAEGFELSVVNGGGTGSLSTTTAEPGITEVTAGSGFYKPHLFDYYSDAFVRSLEPACFFALETTRKPAADMITCLGGGYVASGEAGADRVPLPWLPDGLSLLPHEMCGEVQTPLRVPRGVALDLGAPVFFRHAKAGELMERFSEVLLVSGDRVVERAPTYRGAGQCYF, encoded by the coding sequence ATGAGCAGAGAGTACGAGCGGCTGCGCGCGGCCCTCTCCGGGGAACGGCTGCCGGCGGTGGTCGTAGACGTCGATGCCCTCGACCGCAACGTCGCGCGGCACGTGGAGATGGTCGCAGTGTGGGGCAAGCCGCTCCGCGCGGCGAGCAAGTCCGTGCGCGTCGTCTCGCTGCTGCGGCGCGTGCTCCGCGAAGGAGCTGCGGCGTTTCGCGGCGTGATGTGCTTCGCGGCGCGGGAGGCGGAGTACCTCGCGGCGGAGGGCTTCGACGATTTCCTGCTCGCGTACCCGCCGTGGCAAGCTTCGGACCTCGACGTCGTTGCCCGTCTCGCCGCCGAGGGCAAGACGATCCGCGTCGCGGTGGACTCCCGGGAAGGCATCGAGCGGATCGGCGGCCGCGCGCCGGGGACGGACATCGTACTGTGCGTCGACATGAGTCTGCGCGCGGCGCGGGGCCGCGTGCACGTCGGCGTTCGGCGTTCGCCCTTGCACGACGTGGACGACGTCGTCGAGCTGGCGCGCTTCGCGCGCGGCGTCGCGGGCGTGCGCCTCGTCGGATTGCTCTGTTACGAAGCGCAGGTGGCCGGCTTGGGGGACGCGAGCCCCTTCGCGTCGTGGATGAACCCCGCCAAGGCCGCGATCCGTCGCGTGTCCGCTCGCGAGGTGCGCGCGCGCCGCGGCGCGATCGTCGACGCCCTCGTCGCCGAAGGCTTCGAGCTGTCCGTCGTGAACGGCGGCGGCACGGGATCGCTCTCCACCACCACGGCGGAGCCCGGCATCACGGAAGTGACGGCCGGCTCCGGCTTCTACAAGCCGCACTTGTTCGACTACTACAGCGACGCCTTCGTCCGCTCGCTGGAGCCCGCGTGCTTCTTCGCCCTGGAAACGACGCGCAAGCCCGCCGCGGACATGATCACGTGCCTGGGCGGCGGCTACGTCGCCTCCGGGGAAGCGGGCGCCGATCGCGTCCCGCTCCCCTGGCTCCCGGACGGCCTCTCGCTCTTGCCCCACGAGATGTGCGGCGAGGTGCAGACGCCGCTCCGCGTCCCCCGCGGGGTGGCGCTCGACCTCGGGGCTCCCGTCTTCTTCCGGCACGCCAAGGCCGGTGAGCTGATGGAGCGTTTCTCCGAGGTGCTGCTCGTCTCCGGAGATCGCGTGGTGGAGCGCGCGCCCACCTACCGCGGCGCAGGGCAGTGCTACTTCTGA
- a CDS encoding NAD(P)H-binding protein, whose protein sequence is MAERVLVTGATGFVGRHLVPVLEAAGLSVVCTSRDPERARRRHPGWELRELDVDRPETIPRALEGVARAVYLIHGMGAGDDYPEREQRAAEAFRESAERARLRRVVYLGGIEPAATPSRHLASRLQTGRTLRAGSVSTIELGASMIIGEGSESWRIVRDLATRLPVMVLPRWLDSRTEPIDLRDVTAAIAHALALEHEGSAAYPLPGPELMSLREVLRRTAALAGIRPVMLPVPFVTPRLSSYWLRLVTRANRHIADELVEGLTSDLYTEGEGFWRFMPEHERVPFDEAARRALAAEARGLSPLSRSAEGVLQALSRRAQK, encoded by the coding sequence ATGGCTGAGCGAGTGCTGGTCACGGGGGCGACGGGATTCGTCGGGCGGCACTTGGTCCCGGTGCTGGAGGCGGCGGGACTGTCCGTGGTGTGCACCAGTCGCGACCCGGAGCGGGCGCGACGGCGGCACCCTGGGTGGGAGCTCCGGGAGCTGGACGTGGACCGCCCGGAGACGATTCCGCGGGCGCTCGAAGGCGTGGCGCGCGCCGTGTATCTGATCCACGGGATGGGCGCGGGGGACGATTATCCGGAGCGGGAACAGCGCGCCGCGGAGGCGTTTCGCGAGAGCGCGGAGCGGGCGAGGTTACGGCGGGTGGTGTATCTCGGCGGCATCGAGCCGGCGGCCACGCCGTCGCGACACCTGGCGAGCCGCCTGCAAACGGGACGGACCTTGCGCGCGGGCAGCGTGTCGACCATCGAGCTGGGCGCCAGCATGATCATCGGCGAGGGCAGCGAGAGCTGGCGCATCGTGCGAGATCTGGCCACGCGACTCCCGGTCATGGTGCTGCCGCGCTGGCTCGACTCTCGCACAGAGCCCATCGACCTGCGAGACGTCACGGCGGCGATCGCCCACGCGCTGGCCCTCGAGCACGAGGGCAGCGCGGCGTACCCACTGCCGGGGCCGGAGCTGATGTCACTGCGGGAAGTACTGCGGCGCACGGCGGCGCTGGCGGGCATTCGCCCCGTGATGCTGCCGGTGCCGTTCGTGACGCCGCGGCTGTCGAGCTACTGGCTGCGACTGGTGACGCGCGCCAACCGCCACATCGCGGACGAGCTGGTGGAAGGGTTGACGAGCGACCTGTACACCGAGGGCGAGGGCTTCTGGCGCTTCATGCCGGAGCACGAGCGCGTGCCCTTCGACGAAGCGGCGCGGCGCGCGTTGGCGGCGGAGGCACGCGGCCTGTCGCCGCTATCGCGATCCGCGGAGGGCGTGCTGCAAGCGCTCTCGCGGCGGGCTCAGAAGTAG